One Bradyrhizobium zhanjiangense DNA segment encodes these proteins:
- a CDS encoding fatty acid desaturase — protein MSNAITATGEKPLTPAMLRELSMRCNWRGLVRAASHYGVIIVVGALIWLVSSRYGIVWTLPLVVVQGYFVAFLFMVVHETAHKTAFRSRALNLAFGHLSSFAVGLPYEYYCLFHWDHHRYTQDPKRDPELLSVPIPTSDAQLVIVYSGLRQVAFRAWLMLRHALTGNATSPWIPESKRCVVVREARLYLAGYVALLLASVALHTLFLLWVWVVPVIVGQLFLRPYLLAEHTGCDRTRSAFQNTRTTYTAMFVRWFAWNMPYHVEHHAYPSIPFHALPKLNGIVADQIVYRGPGYIAVTRQTWAWFRRARNGIESSVGSD, from the coding sequence ATGAGCAATGCCATCACTGCCACCGGAGAGAAGCCGCTAACTCCGGCCATGCTGCGCGAGTTGTCGATGCGGTGCAATTGGCGAGGTCTGGTCCGTGCGGCCAGCCACTACGGCGTCATCATCGTTGTCGGCGCGCTGATCTGGCTGGTCTCGTCGCGATACGGAATCGTCTGGACGTTGCCGCTGGTCGTCGTCCAAGGTTACTTTGTCGCATTCCTGTTCATGGTGGTACACGAGACCGCCCACAAGACGGCGTTTCGCAGCCGCGCTCTTAATCTCGCCTTCGGTCATCTCTCCTCGTTCGCGGTCGGCTTGCCTTACGAATATTACTGCCTGTTCCACTGGGATCATCATCGGTATACGCAGGATCCAAAGAGGGACCCAGAACTGCTGTCGGTTCCGATCCCGACCTCGGACGCGCAACTGGTGATCGTCTACAGCGGTCTGCGGCAAGTTGCCTTCCGGGCGTGGCTGATGCTTCGCCATGCGTTGACCGGCAACGCCACGTCACCCTGGATTCCGGAAAGCAAGCGCTGCGTTGTCGTGAGGGAAGCACGCCTCTATCTGGCAGGCTACGTCGCGCTGCTGCTGGCATCGGTCGCGCTGCACACCTTGTTCCTGTTGTGGGTCTGGGTCGTCCCCGTGATCGTCGGTCAATTGTTTCTGCGTCCGTATCTCCTTGCCGAACACACCGGTTGCGATCGTACGCGCAGCGCCTTCCAGAATACCCGCACCACCTATACCGCCATGTTCGTGCGCTGGTTTGCATGGAACATGCCCTATCATGTCGAGCACCATGCCTATCCTTCGATTCCGTTCCATGCGCTGCCGAAACTGAACGGGATCGTCGCCGATCAGATCGTCTACAGGGGCCCGGGCTACATCGCAGTGAC